The following coding sequences lie in one Arachis hypogaea cultivar Tifrunner chromosome 9, arahy.Tifrunner.gnm2.J5K5, whole genome shotgun sequence genomic window:
- the LOC112709787 gene encoding palmitoyl-monogalactosyldiacylglycerol delta-7 desaturase, chloroplastic, protein MALITSQPKHALLNQITTVHCAFPRLNRTVIGLGSFTNNVKTIKVCNFDSNPRKFTLQNHNFITYNNNKKPITIANAAFSSETLVPPEQEQEEQGPLKNQRRILLSDVIVERERKVLFGRKWNSLDVGTAGVVLAMHVLSLFAPFQFNFHALCVALALYIVTGLFGITLSFHRNLSHRSFKLPKWLEYTFAYCGVLALQGNPIDWVSTHRYHHQFCDSERDPHSPTEGFWFSHMSWLFDTNSIIERCGETNNVGDLEKQSFYRFIRSSYIVHPLALGALLYAIGGFPFLVWGMGVRIVWVYHITWLVNSACHVWGNQAWNTKDLSRNSWWVALLAFGEGWHNNHHAFEYSARHGLEWWQLDMTWYVVRFLQAIGLATDVKLPSQSHKQKMAFN, encoded by the exons ATGGCTCTGATCACATCACAGCCTAAACACGCTCTTCTTAACCAAATTACCACTGTTCACTGTGCATTTCCAAGGTTGAACAGAACTGTGATTGGTCTTGGATCCTTCACAAACAATGTTAAAACCATTAAAGTTTGCAACTTTGACTCAAACCCAAGAAAATTCACTCTTCAAAATCACAACTTTATTACCTATAACAATAACAAGAAGCCAATAACAATAGCAAATGCTGCATTTTCTTCAGAAACTTTGGTGCCAccagaacaagaacaagaagagcaagggccaTTGAAGAATCAGAGAAGGATTCTGCTATCTGATGTGATtgtggagagagagaggaaagtgTTATTTGGAAGGAAATGGAACTCATTGGATGTTGGAACTGCTGGTGTTGTCCTTGCCATGCATGTTCTTAGTCTCTTTGCACCATTTCAATTCAATTTCCATGCTCTTTGTGTTGCTTTGGCTTTGTATATTGTGACTGGTCTATTTGGTATCACACTCTCTTTCCATAGAAACCTTTCTCATAGGAGCTTCAAGCTTcccaaatggcttgaatatacATTTGCCTATTGTGGAGTTCTTGCTCTTCAG gGTAACCCAATTGATTGGGTTAGCACTCATAGGTACCATCACCAATTCTGTGATTCAGAGAGAGACCCTCATAGCCCCACTGAAGGATTCTGGTTCAGCCATATGAGTTGGCTATTTGATACAAATTCTATCATAGAAAGG TGTGGGGAGACAAACAATGTTGGTGATTTAGAGAAACAATCTTTTTATAGGTTTATAAGAAGTAGTTACATTGTTCATCCACTTGCTTTGGGAGCTCTTCTTTATGCCATTGGAGgatttccttttcttgtttgggGAATG GGTGTGAGGATTGTTTGGGTGTACCACATAACTTGGTTGGTAAATTCAGCTTGCCATGTATGGGGGAATCAAGCATGGAACACCAAGGACTTATCCAGAAACAGTTG GTGGGTGGCATTGCTTGCATTTGGTGAAGGTTGGCACAACAACCACCATGCATTTGAGTATTCAGCTAGACATGGCTTAGAGTGGTGGCAATTGGACATGACTTGGTATGTGGTTAGGTTCTTACAAGCAATTGGATTGGCCACTGATGTGAAGCTACCCTCTCAAAGTCACAAGCAAAAAATGGCATTCAATTGA